Proteins encoded together in one Sander lucioperca isolate FBNREF2018 chromosome 17, SLUC_FBN_1.2, whole genome shotgun sequence window:
- the LOC116036443 gene encoding polyunsaturated fatty acid lipoxygenase ALOX15B-like — protein sequence MELDQREKDYRWHVYVEGIPHCMKSTDPLSLPCEIRFSFTKTTEFPYTAATGLTELQLKGLADCKKNWTNIDDINRVFCSKQTEISDYVHEHWKEDAFFGYQYLNGVNPMLIRRCSALPDNFAVTDDMVSLHGQGSLRNEMKKGNIFLCDYKRLDGVKANIINLKKQYLMAPLVLLHKTPDDKLMPVAIQLKQTPADDNPIFFPTDSEYDWLMAKIFVRSADFSEHQLNVHLLRTHLLAEVFAVSLLRNVPMVHPLYKLLIPYTRYTLQINYLARSLLISETGVFTQFAASGGEGMMTILKRSLSSMRYSSLCLPDDIAERGVEALPNFYYRDDGLKLWDIIQRFVQGVLSFYYKNDAEVQKDSELQKWISDIFEHGFLSQASTGIPQSFTTVAELVKFVTMVIFTCSGQHSAVNAGQYDYGSWMPNTPVSLQLPPPTTKGKTSKATMLQTFPDINTTVQGMATMWLLSKQSSDFVPLGQYPEDHFSEKIPCKLIKDFQGELEGLSVVIKARNKKLEVPYTYMDPRELENSVAI from the exons ATGGAACTGGATCAAAGAGAGAAGGACTATCG CTGGCATGTGTATGTAGAGGGAATACCCCACTGCATGAAGTCAACAGACCCTCTTTCTTTGCCTTGTGAGATCCGCTTCTCCTTTACTAAGACCACAGAGTTTCCCTACACTGCAGCCACTGG GTTGACTGAACTGCAACTTAAGGGTCTGGCTGATTGCAAGAAGAACTGGACAAATATTGATGATATCAATCGGGTGTTCTGCTCCAAACAGACGGAAATATCAG ACTATGTCCATGAACATTGGAAGGAGGATGCTTTTTTTGGCTACCAGTATCTAAATGGTGTCAACCCCATGTTGATCCGACGTTGTTCAGCTCTGCCTGATAACTTTGCTGTCACTGATGACATGGTCTCCCTCCATGGTCAGGGTAGCTTGAGAAATGAAATGAAG AAAGGCAACATATTCCTGTGTGACTACAAGCGTTTGGATGGAGTGAAAGCAAACATCATCAATTTGAAGAAGCAGTACTTGATGGCTCCACTCGTCCTGCTCCACAAAACACCTGATGATAAACTGATGCCAGTTGCTATCCAG ctgAAGCAGACTCCAGCAGATGACAACCCCATCTTCTTTCCTACCGATTCTGAGTACGACTGGTTGATGGCCAAGATTTTTGTGAGAAGTGCAGATTTCAGTGAGCATCAACTCAATGTTCACCTGCTGCGCACTCATCTGCTGGCTGAAGTGTTTGCAGTGTCACTGCTGCGTAATGTGCCAATGGTGCATCCACTGTACAAG cTCCTCATACCTTACACTCGCTACACTCTGCAGATCAACTACTTAGCTCGAAGTCTTCTAATATCTGAGACTGGAGTTTTTACACAG TTTGCAGCTTCTGGTGGAGAGGGTATGATGACAATCCTGAAGAGATCACTGTCCTCAATGAGGTACAGCTCCCTCTGCCTACCAGACGACATTGCTGAACGTGGTGTGGAGGCTTTGCCGAACTTCTACTACAGGGATGATGGACTCAAGCTTTGGGATATCATCCAAAG GTTTGTGCAGGGAGTGCTCAGCTTCTACTACAAGAATGACGCTGAGGTCCAGAAAGACTCCGAACTGCAGAAGTGGATTTCAGACATTTTTGAACATGGATTTCTTTCCCAAGCAAGCACGG GAATTCCACAGAGCTTTACCACCGTGGCTGAGTTGGTCAAGTTTGTCACCATGGTGATCTTCACTTGCTCAGGACAGCACTCAGCTGTGAATGCTGGACAA TATGACTATGGTAGCTGGATGCCCAACACTCCCGTGTCTCTGCAACTTCCTCCACCAACCACAAAGGGGAAAACAAGCAAGGCCACGATGCTGCAGACATTCCCtgacatcaacacaacagttcAGGGAATGGCCACCATGTGGCTACTCAGCAAGCAGTCGTCTGACTTC GTCCCTCTTGGCCAATACCCAGAGGACCATTTCAGTGAGAAGATTCCCTGCAAGCTGATTAAGGATTTTCAAGGAGAGCTTGAAGGGTTAAGTGTGGTCATCAAAGCCAGAAACAAGAAGCTGGAGGTCCCATACACATACATGGATCCAAGAGAGCTAGAAAACAGCGTGGCCATTTAA